From Zingiber officinale cultivar Zhangliang chromosome 5B, Zo_v1.1, whole genome shotgun sequence, the proteins below share one genomic window:
- the LOC121984873 gene encoding dnaJ protein homolog translates to MFGRAPKKSDNTKYYEILGVPQTASPEDLKKAYRKAAIKNHPDKGGDPEKFKELAQAYEVLSDPEKREIYDQYGEDALKEGMGGGGGGHSPFDIFESFFGGSPFGGGGSSRGGRRQRRGEDVIHPLKVSLEELYNGTSKKLSLSRNAICQKCNGKGSKSGASMKCSGCQGSGMKVSIRQLGPGMIQQMQHPCNECKGTGETINEKDRCSKCKGEKVVQEKKVLEVVVEKGMQNGQKITFPGEADEAPDTVTGDIVFVLQEKEHPKFKRKGDDLFFEHTLSLTEALCGFHFVLTHLDNRQLLIKSHPGEVVKPDQFKAINDEGMPMYQRPFMKGKLYIHFTVEFPDSLTPDQCKALEAVLPPKPVSKMTDMELDECEETTLHDVNIDEEMRRKQTQEAYDEDEDAHGGAQRVQCAQQ, encoded by the exons ATGTTCGGGAGGGCGCCGAAGAAGAGTGATAACACCAAGTACTATGAGATCCTAGGGGTGCCGCAGACTGCATCGCCGGAGGACCTCAAAAAGGCGTACCGGAAGGCCGCCATAAAAAACCATCCTGATAAGGGTGGCGACCCAGAGAAG TTTAAAGAGTTGGCCCAGGCTTATGAGGTTCTTAGTGACCCTGAGAAGCGTGAAATCTATGATCAGTATGGGGAAGACGCTCTCAAGGAGGGAATGGGAGGGGGTGGCGGTGGCCACAGCCCATTCGACATCTTTGAGTCATTCTTTGGAGGGAGCCCTTTTGGAG GAGGTGGAAGCAGCCGAGGAGGACgaaggcagaggagaggagaagatgtTATCCATCCCCTTAAGGTGTCCTTGGAAGAGCTGTACAATGGAACATCCAAAAAACTCTCTCTTTCTCGGAATGCCATCTGCCAAAAGTGCAATGG GAAGGGTTCAAAGTCTGGTGCTTCGATGAAGTGCTCGGGCTGTCAAGGTTCAGGCATGAAGGTTTCAATTCGGCAGTTAGGGCCTGGCATGATCCAGCAAATGCAGCACCCTTGCAACGAGTGTAAGGGGACAGGGGAGACGATTAATGAGAAGGATCGCTGTTCCAAATGTAAAGGTGAGAAGGTTGTGCAGGAGAAGAAGGTACTGGAGGTTGTGGTTGAGAAGGGAATGCAGAATGGCCAGAAGATTACCTTCCCAGGCGAGGCTGATGAAGCA CCTGATACTGTGACCGGAGATATTGTGTTTGTCCTTCAAGAGAAGGAACACCCCAAGTTCAAGAGAAAGGGAGATGATCTCTTTTTTGAACACACACTGTCACTTACCGAAGCACTCTGTGGCTTCCATTTTGTCCTGACACACTTGGATAACAGGCAGTTGCTTATCAAGTCACACCCTGGTGAAGTTGTGAAACCTG ACCAATTTAAGGCAATAAACGACGAAGGAATGCCCATGTACCAGAGGCCCTTCATGAAGGGGAAGCTCTACATCCACTTCACTGTGGAATTCCCTGATTCACTGACACCCGATCAATGTAAAGCGCTCGAGGCAGTGCTCCCGCCGAAGCCTGTATCGAAGATGACTGACATGGAACTTGATGAGTGCGAGGAAACAACGTTACATGATGTTAATATTGATGAAGAAATGAGAAGGAAGCAAACTCAGGAAGCTTACGATGAAGATGAGGACGCCCATGGAGGTGCCCAGAGAGTGCAGTGTGCGCAACAATAA